The Bubalus bubalis isolate 160015118507 breed Murrah chromosome 18, NDDB_SH_1, whole genome shotgun sequence genome contains a region encoding:
- the SLC7A10 gene encoding asc-type amino acid transporter 1 → MAGHTQQPSGRGNPGPAPSPSPGRGPGPGASERVALKKEIGLVSACTIIIGNIIGSGIFISPKGVLEHSGSVGLALFVWVLGGGITALGSLCYAELGVAIPKSGGDYAYVTEIFGGLAGFLLLWSAVLIMYPTSLAVISMTFSNYVLQPVFPNCIPPAAASRVLSMACLMLLTWVNSSSVRWATRIQDVFTGGKLLALSLIIGVGFVQIFQGHFEELRPSNAFDFWMTPSVGHLALAFLQGSFAFSGWNFLNYVTEELVDPRKNLPRAIFISIPLVTFVYTFTNVAYFTAMSPQELLASNAVAVTFGEKLLGYFSWVMPVSVALSTFGGINGYLFTSSRLCFSGAREGHLPSLLAMIHVRRCTPIPALLVCCGATAVIMLVGDTYTLINYVSFINYLCYGVTILGLLVLRWRRPALHRPIKVNLLVPVAYLVFWAFLLVFSFISEPMVCGVGVIIILTGVPIFFLGAFWRSKPKCVHRLTESVTRWGQELCFVVYPQGSPEEEENGPCQPSPLPATDKPLKTQ, encoded by the exons ATGGCCGGCCACACGCAGCAGCCGAGCGGGCGCGGGAACCCGGGCCCTGCGCCCTCGCCCTCCCCCGGCCGGGGTCCCGGCCCCGGCGCCTCGGAGCGGGTGGCGCTCAAGAAGGAGATCGGGCTGGTGAGCGCCTGTACCATCATCATTG GAAACATCATTGGCTCGGGCATCTTCATCTCCCCCAAAGGGGTCCTAGAGCACTCTGGCTCTGTGGGTCTGGCCCTCTTCGTCTGGGTCCTGGGTGGAGGCATCACTGCCCTGGGCTCACTCTGCTACGCGGAGCTGGGAGTGGCCATCCCCAAGTCTGGTGGGGACTACGCCTATGTCACTGAGATCTTTGGGGGCCTGGCTGG CTTCCTGCTGCTCTGGAGCGCCGTGCTCATCATGTACCCCACGAGCCTGGCCGTCATCTCCATGACCTTCTCCAACTACGTGCTGCAGCCCGTGTTCCCCAACTGCATCCCACCGGCCGCCGCCTCCCGCGTGCTCTCCATGGCTTGCCTGA TGCTCTTGACGTGGGTGAACAGCTCGAGCGTGCGCTGGGCCACGCGCATACAGGACGTGTTCACCGGCGGGAAGCTGCTGGCCCTCTCACTCATCATCGGCGTGGGCTTTGTCCAGATCTTCCAAG GACACTTCGAGGAGCTGAGGCCCAGCAATGCCTTCGACTTCTGGATGACGCCGTCCGTGGGCCACCTGGCCCTGGCCTTCCTCCAGGGCTCCTTCGCCTTCAGTGGCTGGAACTTCCTCAACTATGtcacagaggagctggtggaccCTCGAAA GAACCTACCTCGTGCCATCTTCATCTCCATCCCCCTGGTGACCTTTGTGTACACCTTCACCAACGTCGCCTACTTCACTGCCATGTCCCCCCAGGAGCTGCTGGCCTCCAATGCCGTGGCCGTG ACCTTCGGGGAGAAGCTGTTGGGCTACTTTTCTTGGGTCATGCCCGTCTCCGTGGCACTTTCCACTTTCGGAGGGATCAATGGCTACCTGTTCACCTCCTCCAG ACTGTGCTTCTCTGGAGCCCGAGAGGGGCACCTGCCCAGCCTGCTAGCCATGATCCACGTCAGACGCTGCACCCCTATTCCTGCCCTCCTCGTCTGT TGCGGGGCCACAGCGGTCATCATGCTCGTGGGAGACACGTACACGCTCATCAACTACGTGTCCTTCATCAACTACCTCTGCTACGGCGTCACCATCCTGGGCCTGCTCGTGCTGCGCTGGAGGCGGCCAGCGCTCCACAGGCCCATCAAG GTGAACCTCCTCGTCCCCGTGGCGTACTTGGTCTTCTGGGCATTCCTGCTGGTCTTCAGCTTCATCTCGGAGCCCATGGTGTGTGGGGTAGGCGTTATCATCATCCTGACGGGGGTGCCCATCTTCTTCCTGGGAGCGTTCTGGAGAAGCAAACCAAAGTGTGTGCACAGACTCACAG AGTCAGTGACACGCTGGGGCCAGGAG